In the genome of Anabaena cylindrica PCC 7122, the window GATGTCCACAATCAAAAACAATTCCGTCACCTGGTTTAACTGGTGCTTCTAGTTTCACTGTTATTTGTTCATTGCTAATACGGGTAACTTCTCCTAAATAAACACCGCGTTTTTTCCCGAAATTTGCATGAACCAATTCTTGATTATTAATTCCCTCAAACCAACCAGTATATAGTCCACGAGAAAACGCCATTTCTAGATTATATTGGTCTTTACGCAAAACAGATGATTTTTGTTCTATATTAGTTTTTATAATTTTATCTAACGCTTTTCGATAAACTTGAGTAACATTAGCAACATATTCTGGTGCTTTCAAACGTCCTTCTATTTTTAAACAAGTAACTCCAGATTTAACCAACTCCGGTAAAACTTCTAAACCTGCTAAATCTTGAGGACTTAATAAATATTTCCGATTACCTAAATTAACAACTTCACCATCTGCAATTAAATCATAAGGCATTCTGCAAGCTTGAGCGCATTCTCCCCGATTTGCAGAACGTCCCCCCAGTGCTTCACTAGTTAAACATTGTCCAGAATATGCGACGCACAAAGCACCGTGAACGAAAACTTCTAAAGGTAGGGAAGTATTTTTTTGAAATATTTGTTGTTGAATTTTATTAATTTCTGTAATGGAACATTCCCGCGCTAAAACTACCAATTGACAACCAAGAGATTTTGCAAATTCTACCCCCGCAGCACTAGTAATCGTCATTTGCGTTGAAGCGTGAATGGGAAAGTCGGGGGAAAGATGACGAATCAGACGACAAATACCGATATCTTGAACGATGACAGCATCAACGCCCGCAGAAATGATAGTTTTGAGGTATTGCTGTGCTTCAGTGAGTTCTTGGGGGAAAATCAGGGTATTCAGGGTGACGTAACCTTTGACTCCTCGTAGGTGCAGAAATTCCATTAACTCAGGTAAATCTGCTTCGGTGAAATTCTCAGCCCTCATCCGTGCGTTAAACCTGTCTAAACCAAAGTAAATTGCATCAGCACCATTTTCTACTGCTGCTTTTGCACATTCCCAATTACCCGCAGGTGCTAGGAGTTCGGGGAGTTTGAGGGTAGGGGTGCTTGTCATTGGGGTTAGTCAGGTTTAGTTCAGTTTATAGATTGTATCTAAATTGGGGGGTAGTTGGTTGGCTATGGTTAATTATATTGACATAAAATAAAATCCATTATTCTGGTATAATTTTTTATCAGCTAAAGATAGATTAATTTTTTATTGATATTAAAATATAAATATCCAGACATAAAATGGCTATAAATAATAGTAGATCATTGTCGCTTGTAAATCAGGATGAAAGTATTTGTGAAAATTTATTAACTCAAGTTAATTCAATACATTTAACAGCAAATAATCAACTTACTCAATCTCATAAAATTGAAATGGGGCAATTTTTAACCCCCGACGCAATAGCCAGATTTATGGCTAATATGTTTGATTTTGAATTAACAGAAATATCCTTACTTGATGCTGGTGCTGGTACTGGTTCATTGTTAACTGCTGTTGTTTTTAAATTGTGTCAACGACTGAAAAGACCAAAATATTTACATATTACCGCCTACGAAATTGACCCTTTTTTGATTGATTTCTTAGAAAAAACGCTTAAATGCTGTGAGAATGCTTGTTATCAATTGGGTATAAAATTTACATATACAATACATCAAAGTGATTTCATCGAATCAGTCGTTAACTTATTACAATATCCTTTACTTGCTGATTCGATAACAACAAAATTTACACACGCTATCCTTAATCCACCATATTACAAAATAAATTCCCAATCAAAATACCGCTTATTATTACGTTCAATAGGTTTGGAAACAACTAATATTTATACAGGTTTTATTTTTGCTGTTATTAAATTACTAAAATTAAATGGACAATTAGTAGCAATTACTCCCAGAAGTTTTTGCAATGGGTCATACTTTAGAGAGTTTCGGCAATTTTTTCTGGAAAATATGGCTTTAGAAAAAATTCATTTATTCAATTCACGTAAAGAAGTATTTAGTAATGATAAAATATTACAAGAAACTGTTATTGTTCACGCTTATAAACAATCAAAAAAACCAGATACTATATTAATTAGCTCTAGTATCAATGCAGAAGATGACTTAATACTGTCTCATCATCTTTGTTACTCTGATGTAATTGATCCTCAAGATCAAGATAAATTTATTCATATAATACCAGATACTTTAAATCAGCAAATAGTTGAGCAAATGAAGCAATTTTTTTGCACACTTCAAGATTTAGGTTTGAATGTTTCTACTGGTAAAGTGGTTGATTTTAGAATCAAGCCTTATTTGAGACTAAACCCAGAGAAGGGAACAGTTCCATTAATTTACCCAACTCACTTTGATCATAGTTATATCAGTTATCCAAAGAAGACTAAAAAATGTCAAGCTATAGTATTAGCAAAAGAGACAAATAATCTTTTAATTCCCAATGAAAATTATGTATTAACTAAACGTTTTTCTTCTAAAGAGGAAAAAAAACGAGTTGTTGCTGTTGTTTACGATGCCACAAAAATTGATACATCTAGTATTGGCTTTGAGAACCACTTAAATTATTTTCATCAACAAGGGCAGGGACTAGATTTAACTCTAGCAAAAGGTCTTACCGCTTATCTAAACTCTAGTTTAGTAGATTCATTTTTTCGCCTATTTAATGGACACACTCAAGTTAATGCTACAGATTTACGTAATTTAAAGTATCCAACTTTAGAACAACTTTATTTATTAGGTAAATATATAGGAGTAGAATTTCCTAACCAGTCTGAGATAGATAAACTTATAGATAGGTTATTATTAAATATGACAGATTCATCAGAAAATAATCCAATTATCATCAAAGCACGTATTGAGGAAGCAATAGAAATACTCGCTGATTTAGGTTTTCCAAAAAAACAACTCAATGAACGTTCAGGTTTAACTTTATTAGCATTACTTGATTTAAAACCTTATGAATCTTGGATATCTGCAAAAGCACCTCTCCTAGGCATCACGCCAATGATGGAATTTATGGAACAACAATATGCTAAAAAGTATGCTCCTAACACACGAGAAACAGTCCGTCGTCAAACTGTACACCAATTTATTGATGCAGGTTTAATTGTTGTCAATCCTGATAATATCGAGCGTCCTGTTAACAGTCCTAAAACAGTATACCAAATTGAAGATAGTGCTTTAGAAATGTTGCGGACATTTAAAACTGATGAATGGGATAAAAATCTGCAAACTTATTTAGCATCTATTGAAACTCTCAAGAACAAATATGCCCAAGCAAGATTAAAAGCAAGAATAGAAGTGAATATTCCTGGTGCATCAATCTCACTTTCACCAGGTGGTCAAAATATTTTAATTGAGAAAATAATTAATGATTTCTGCCCACGATTTACACCTAATAGTAACATCATTTACGTTGGTGATACAGATGAAAAATTTGCCTATTTTGAGAAATCAGCTTTGTCGGAACTAGGAATTAAAATTGATACACATGGAAAGATGCCAGATATAATCATTCATTTCCAAGCTAAAAACTGGTTAGTATTAATTGAAGCTGTAACATCACACGGACCAATTGATGCTAAACGGAAGACTGAACTTGAAAGTTTATTTAAAAGTTCTCAAATACCACTGGTAATGGTGACAGCTTTTCTGAATCGCAAAGCAATGAAAGAGTATTTACCAGAAATTTCTTGGGAAACTGATGTATGGGTAGCAGAAGATGGAACTCATTTGATTCACTTCAATGGTGAAAATCTTCTACAAATTTATTAGTAATATGCAATCCTCAATTATTTGTGAGTAACAATAAGTTAAATTGGTGTTGAACTTGTCTAAACTCCAGTAAATTACATCAGCAGCATTTTTACTGCTGCTTTAGCTTATATCTTGCACTTGGAAAAAACAACTCTTTGCATCTTCCTTTCTTTGCGCGAAAGATTTCTTAATCTATTGTATCTGGATCTATACCCATTTCTCGCAGACGTACTGCTAATTGTGCGGCTTTGCGTTCTGCTTGTTCAGTCCTTAATCTTTGTAATTGGGCTTCTTCTTTACCCAATAATAATAAATTACCTTTCTTATCCCACCAACGCAACCAAAGTTGTTCAGGATTATTCAAATAACTTCCTTGCCATAAACCTAATTCTACACCTAACGGGGGAATGGGATAATGTCCACGTTCGTTAGGCTGCATTTTCTGGTAAGAAAAATCTACCAAATGATAAACTTCTAATTTATCATTATTCACTTCATAAATAACATAATAGGGAATACGGATAATGCGTTCATATACCCAAAATTTACCAGGTTTTTGACCAGCCTGTAAACCTGTTAGAGGTGTGGTATCTCGTTCTTCGTCACCATTACCACTGGCTAATTCTATCGCAATTAATGGGGGTATATATTCCCGCCATAATACATAAGAACGGCGAATTTTACCTTCTAATCTTGGTGATACATCAGGGACATAAAACCAATCTGGTGCTACTGTACCTTTTTCTGGTGGTTCTGTTTCGCGCCAATAAATACCACAATCTTGACCTATACAAAATTGTCCATCTGGATGTAACGTTTGTAAAGTCTGAATAATTGAATCTGTAATAATTATACTTTGGGGATGTTCTTGAAAATTCTTCACAAAAGTACCATCAGACTCTGGTAGTTGAGTATGATCAGGAAACTGCGGTGGTATAGCAATATCAGCCAGGGTTTCACTCATACTATTTAAAGGATTGCAGTTGTTAATTTAATATTATATCAGGAAACAAGTAACAACGATTATCTAAGAAGTTGGGGATCTTGGGGGTTGTGATTGTCAGAATCAGGATATCCAGGATTTGAGGATGTACAGGATGTTTTTGAATGATTGTTTTTGAATAATTTAAACTATCTATAAATTACCATCCTGTTAATCTTATAATCGGTGGATATCCTGATTCAGACGAATACAACTTTCATCATCAACAAACAATCTATAAATTACCATCCTGTAAATCCTTTAATCCTGGTTATCCTGATTCAGACAATTAATATTGGTGCGTTATGTCGCGTATTTAATTTATTTGTATATTTGATCATCTTTTCGCGCTTCTAACACACGCTACAAACTTTTGACTTCACGTTAGGGCGTATTACAAGTTACAAGTC includes:
- a CDS encoding BsuBI/PstI family type II restriction endonuclease, with translation MAINNSRSLSLVNQDESICENLLTQVNSIHLTANNQLTQSHKIEMGQFLTPDAIARFMANMFDFELTEISLLDAGAGTGSLLTAVVFKLCQRLKRPKYLHITAYEIDPFLIDFLEKTLKCCENACYQLGIKFTYTIHQSDFIESVVNLLQYPLLADSITTKFTHAILNPPYYKINSQSKYRLLLRSIGLETTNIYTGFIFAVIKLLKLNGQLVAITPRSFCNGSYFREFRQFFLENMALEKIHLFNSRKEVFSNDKILQETVIVHAYKQSKKPDTILISSSINAEDDLILSHHLCYSDVIDPQDQDKFIHIIPDTLNQQIVEQMKQFFCTLQDLGLNVSTGKVVDFRIKPYLRLNPEKGTVPLIYPTHFDHSYISYPKKTKKCQAIVLAKETNNLLIPNENYVLTKRFSSKEEKKRVVAVVYDATKIDTSSIGFENHLNYFHQQGQGLDLTLAKGLTAYLNSSLVDSFFRLFNGHTQVNATDLRNLKYPTLEQLYLLGKYIGVEFPNQSEIDKLIDRLLLNMTDSSENNPIIIKARIEEAIEILADLGFPKKQLNERSGLTLLALLDLKPYESWISAKAPLLGITPMMEFMEQQYAKKYAPNTRETVRRQTVHQFIDAGLIVVNPDNIERPVNSPKTVYQIEDSALEMLRTFKTDEWDKNLQTYLASIETLKNKYAQARLKARIEVNIPGASISLSPGGQNILIEKIINDFCPRFTPNSNIIYVGDTDEKFAYFEKSALSELGIKIDTHGKMPDIIIHFQAKNWLVLIEAVTSHGPIDAKRKTELESLFKSSQIPLVMVTAFLNRKAMKEYLPEISWETDVWVAEDGTHLIHFNGENLLQIY
- a CDS encoding Uma2 family endonuclease is translated as MSETLADIAIPPQFPDHTQLPESDGTFVKNFQEHPQSIIITDSIIQTLQTLHPDGQFCIGQDCGIYWRETEPPEKGTVAPDWFYVPDVSPRLEGKIRRSYVLWREYIPPLIAIELASGNGDEERDTTPLTGLQAGQKPGKFWVYERIIRIPYYVIYEVNNDKLEVYHLVDFSYQKMQPNERGHYPIPPLGVELGLWQGSYLNNPEQLWLRWWDKKGNLLLLGKEEAQLQRLRTEQAERKAAQLAVRLREMGIDPDTID